Proteins from a genomic interval of Arachis hypogaea cultivar Tifrunner chromosome 10, arahy.Tifrunner.gnm2.J5K5, whole genome shotgun sequence:
- the LOC112716210 gene encoding peroxidase 17, whose protein sequence is MPTSQLMTMLVFLIILVHIALVSSLNLRPGYYSETCPEAEFIVRDVMKRALMREPRSVASVMRFQFHDCFVNGCDGSMLLDDTPTMLGEKLSLSNINSLRSYEVVDEIKEALEKACPGVVSCADIIIMASRDAVALTGGPDWEVRLGRLDSLTASQEDADNIMPSPRANATTLIDLFHRFNLSIKDLVALSGSHSIGEGRCFSIMFRLYNQSGTGKPDPAINPIFREELYKRCPLDVDQNTTVELDSTPRLFDNQYFKDLVAGRGFLNSDETLFTFPLTKKFVKLYSKGQDEFFRDFVEGMLKMGDLQSGQPGEIRRNCRVVNSVADHLVVGPQHRMESNHKSI, encoded by the exons ATGCCTACAAGCCAACTGATGACCATGCTTGTGTTTCTCATAATACTTGTGCACATAGCCTTGGTGTCCTCATTGAATCTTCGACCAGGATATTACTCAGAGACATGTCCAGAAGCTGAATTTATAGTCCGAGATGTCATGAAGAGGGCCCTCATGAGGGAGCCGAGAAGTGTTGCCTCTGTCATGCGCTTCCAGTTCCATGATTGCTTTGTCAAT GGGTGTGATGGCTCCATGTTGCTTGATGATACACCAACCATGCTAGGGGAGAAACTGTCCCTGTCAAATATTAATTCGCTTAGATCCTATGAAGTTGTTGATGAAATCAAGGAGGCTCTTGAGAAGGCATGTCCTGGTGTTGTTTCTTGTGCTGATATCATAATCATGGCATCAAGAGATGCTGTAGCACTG ACCGGAGGACCCgactgggaggtgaggttgggAAGATTGGACAGCCTGACTGCAAGTCAAGAAGATGCAGACAACATCATGCCAAGCCCAAGAGCCAACGCAACCACTCTCATTGACCTTTTTCACAGATTCAACCTCTCTATCAAGGACCTTGTGGCACTCTCAGGATCACACTCCATCGGCGAAGGTCGATGTTTTTCAATCATGTTTCGGCTCTACAATCAATCTGGAACTGGAAAGCCTGATCCTGCCATCAACCCCATATTCAGGGAAGAACTATACAAGCGATGCCCCCTTGATGTCGATCAGAACACGACTGTGGAACTTGATTCAACACCAAGGTTGTTCGATAATCAATATTTCAAGGATTTGGTTGCTGGGAGGGGGTTCCTCAATTCCGATGAAACACTCTTCACTTTCCCCCTGACGAAAAAGTTTGTGAAATTGTATAGCAAGGGTCAAGATGAGTTCTTTAGAGATTTTGTCGAAGGGATGCTGAAGATGGGTGACTTGCAGTCCGGCCAGCCTGGTGAGATTAGGAGGAACTGCAGGGTGGTTAACTCAGTCGCGGATCACCTGGTGGTTGGGCCGCAACATAGGATGGAGAGTAACCATAAATCAATATAG